AACGCGGCGATGTCATCCACGTGCTGCTCGTGACCACACCAGACCGTAGCGACAACGTCGACAACAACTATGACGATCTCTGGGCCGCAGTCGAGAAGACCGAGCTGCATTAACGATCCAAGCGGAATCCCGCCGATCCGGCCTGGCCACTACACTGTGACCGCGTGAGCCCAGTACAACCGTTCCAGGTCACCCCGCGCCGGGAGGTCCCGGCGGGAATCGCACGGCCAGCGTATGTCGGTAAGCGAGCCCCGAAAGAATACGTGGGTGATGACGTCCAATCCCCGGAGATCATCGAGGCGATGCGCGAGGCAGGGGCCATTGCCTGCGAGGCTATGCATGAGGCGGGAAGGGCCGTCCGCCCCGGGGTCACCACCGACGAGCTGGACCGCATAGTCCACACCTACATCCTGGACCACGGTGCTTACCCATCGACCCTCGGTTACCGGGGCTTCCCGAAGTCGTGCTGCACATCCGTGAACGAGGTGATCTGTCACGGCATCCCGGACCTTCGCCCCTTGGAGGACGGAGACGTGGTGAAGATCGACGTCACCGCCTTCAAGAACGGGGTTCACGGAGACAACTGCTACACCTTCTTCTGCGGTGACGTGGATGAGCAGTCGCGGCGTCTCACGGAACGTACCCAGGAGGCCATGAACCGAGCCATCAAGGCTGTCTTGCCGGGCCGTTCAACCTCGGTCATCGGCCGTGTCATCGAGTCCTATGCGAAGCGTTTCGGTTATGGCGTGGTCCGCGAGTACACCGGGCACGGAGTACACACCGCCTTTCATTCGGGCCTAGTGATCCTCCACTACGACGAGCCCCGGTACTCGGCCAAAATCCGTCCTGGCATGACCTTCACGATCGAGCCGATGCTGACCCTCGGCTCCCCGGAATCGGAGGTCTGGAAGGACGGCTGGACCGTCGTGACTCTCGATGGCTCCCGTTGCGCTCAATTCGAACAAACCATTGTGGTCACCGATACCGGAGCTGAAATCATCACCGCACCCCGCAGCTGAAATCCATGCTGGGAATGAGCCGGCCTGTAAGCCGGATTCTGTCTAACGATGATCATCCATCTGAGGCCCGCCGTCGCCGGCGGGCTCCTGCGACCTACCCGGAAACCTCGCACGAGCAGCGCTCAGGTGGTTTCCGCGGCTAGCAAGGCTAGCCTTCTTGGTCTTGCTCCAGGTGGGGTTTACCAAGCCACACCGGTCACCCGGTGCGCTGGTGGTCTCTTACACCACCGTTTCACCCTTACCCGGCAATGCCGGGCGGTCTGTTCTCTGTGGCACTTTCCCGCGGGTCACCCCGGGTGGGCGTTACCCACCACCCTGCTCTGCGGAGTCCGGACTTTCCTCAGCCTGGTTTCTCAGGCCGCGATCACCCGGCCGGCTCATCCGGGAGATGATTCTACCTCAGCCGGACTGCCGGAACCGACACCGCACCCAGGAGGCCACACGGAAAGTCCGGGCCGTCTCGCCACTCCAGGACTCGACGCCGGTCACTTGACCGCGGCTGGACCTCAAAGCCCCGAATCTGCCGTCCGCACGAGGATGCGGTCGCACTCGACGCACCGGAGCACCTCATTCTCAGGAGCCTTGCGGTAGCTGTCCAAGTCCGAGACCGTGATCTCCAGCTGGCATCCGGTGCAGCGTCCGCGATGCAGCTTAACCGCTCCCAGGCCACTGTGTTCGCGGAGCCTCTCATACAACCCCAACAGCGGGGCAGGAACCTTCTTCGCCTCGCTGGCCCTGGAGGAGGAGATGATCTTCGCCTCGCTGCTCAGCTTACCCACCTGGGTATCGCGCGCCGCCACGTCAGCACGCAATTTGTCCTCGATGTCGGTCTTGCTGGCGGCCAGCTCATCACGCTCAACCACGGCAGACTCAAGCTGCCCCATGAGGTCGAGCTCGGCATCCTCGAGCTCGTTTATCCGCCGCTGGATACGCTCCACCTCTTCCATGAGCCCACGCAGCACCTTCGGATCGGTGACGGAGCCATCCTCCACGCGTCTGCGTTCCCGCTCTAGGCGAGCCCGCACAGGCACCAGGTCGGATTCAGCCCTGCGCACAGCGAGTTCCAAGTCACCCACCCTGGTGGTGGCCGCCACCAGATCATCGGTGACAGCCTGCCGGGACTTCATGAGCTCTGCGATGGTGGCGTGCTGCGGCAGGCTTCTCGCGGCGTGCTGCAGCCGCCCGAGCTCGGAGTCAAGTTCAGCCAGGGTGAGCAGGCGTAGCTGGTCAGCGGGGTCGGCAAGCATGCGATTCCTTCCAACGTTCTGGAAAGCAAATCTACCGGGGAATTAGACTCTTAGCCCATGAGCACAGAGCAGGTAGAAAGCCACGAGGCGAAGGATCGCACTGACAACCGGAAAACCCCCTACTCCGAGGCATTCAAGAAGTTCATCGTCTCGGGCTGGGCTCCCTATTCGGAAGTCCCACCCGCACGCTTGGCGGCAGCCGACTGGACCCCGGCTCGCTGGGCGGCCCTCCGGGAGGCTTTCCCCGGTGCCACTCTCGTGATTCCTGCCGGACCGTTCAAAGTACGTTCCAACGACTGCGACTACCGATTCCGCCCCCACTCCACCTTCGCGTGGATCACGGGACTGGGAGAGGACAGGGAACCCGACGCAGTCGTGGTGGTCTCCCCCACCGAGGTGTGTCTCTACTTCCGTCCCCGCTGTCCCCGCACCGACGAGGAGTTTTACGCCTCAAGCAGATACGGAGAGATGTGGGTCGGCCAGCGGGACTCGCTGGAGGAGATGACCGCCAGGATCGGTCTGCCCTGCCGCGACCTACGCCAGTTGAAGGACGACCTGTCAGGAGCTGTCGGGCTACGTGTGGTCCGCGAAACTGACCCCGCGATCACCGCTCTCGTCGACGAGTTGCGTGGTGGCCAGGCGCAGGACGCCGACGCGGAGCTATTCCAGGCGTTGGCTGAGCTACGCCTGGTAAAGGATGATTTCGAACTCGATGAGCTGCGCCGGGCCTGCGACGCCACCCGGGTGGGTTTCGAGGCAGTCGCCCGGGAGCTACCGAACGCAATCGCGAACGGGCGCGGTGAGCGCTGGGTCGAGGGCGTCTTCAGCTTGCACGCTCGCCACCTGGGCAACGGAGTCGGCTATGACACGATCTCAGCGGGCGGAGACCACGCCAACACCCTTCACTGGATCCGCGATGACGGCGACGTCCTAGACGGCGACCTGCTGCTGCTGGATGCCGGAGTCGAGGTGAATTCGCTCTACACGGCGGATGTGACACGCACGCTGCCGATCAACGGTCACTACACCGATGCGCAGCGGCGCGTATACGAGGTGGTTCTGGCAGCCCAGGAGGCTGGCATCGCAGCCTGCCGGGCCGGCAATGGTTTCCTAGATCCGCATCGTGCCGCCATCCGGGTCATCGCCGAGTTCCTGGCTGAGATAGGGGTACTGCCCTGCTCGGTCGAAGAGACCCTGGCTGAGGACGGTGGCTACCACCGGCGCTGGATGGTGCACGGCACATCGCACCATCTGGGACTGGATGTCCACGACTGTGCGGCCGCGCGGCGGGAACGCTACCGCGACGCCGAGCTAGTGCCGGGCATGGTCATCACGGTCGAACCGGGACTCTACTTCAAGTCGACCGACCTGCTCGTGCCTGAAGAATACCGCGGGATCGGGGTGCGCATTGAGGATGACATCCTGATCACCGATGGCGATCCTGAGAACCTGTCAGCCTCGCTACCCCGCAAGAGCGAGGATGTGGAGGCCTGGCTGGCCCAGTTGCAGGGCTAGGCCAGACCCACCCAGACCTTGCCATCCTCTCAGTCGTCAGGAAGTCCTGAACGCACAGGGCGGGCTACTCGGTCGATGAAGGCGCGTAGCAGATTTGCCGTGGTGTCCGGGGCGGCCACTGTGACCTGGTGGGCCGCCTCAGGGATTACGGAGAGCTGCGCTCCCGGCACAGTCTCCGCGACGAGCTCCTGGTTCACGATGGGAGTGGAGGTGTCACGCTCCCCTGCTATGAGGAGCAGCGGGCAGCGGATATCCGCCAGGTCGGCACGCATGTCGTGATGCGCCAGGCAACGGCACAGCTGCGCATAGGAATGGTCATCAGCCGCCGCGAGCCCTTCCATGATGGTGGCGGTCACCTTCGGATTGGCGGCCTTGAAGGATGGTGTGAACCAGCGTTTTGAGGTTTCCTCCACCAGCTGCTGGGTACCGGAGGCCTCCACCTGTTCCGCTCTTTCCAGCCATCGTCGCGATTCACCAACCGTGGCAGCCGAGCAGAGCACTGCCACGCCTGATAGCTCGTCAGCGTGATCCCGGGCCAGGTGGAGCCCGGTGGCACCGCCGATCGAAAGGCCGGCGAACACCACGGGCAAATCACCCAGCTGTTTCCGCATCTTGCGGATCACGTCGACGATGGCAGCGGCAACCACGTCCAGCGTCGGCTCGTCTGTGTCCTCCCAGACCCCGTTTAACGCGTGTCCGGGATAGTCGACGAACACCACGCGGGCATCATCGGTCAGGAGCTCAGCCACTTTGGCCCACTGGTGCGAACAGTTGCCACCAAGGCTGGGTGCCACCACGAGGATGCGGTCGGCACGGCTGGCGGGGTTGTATAGATCCCAGGTCAAGTCCATGTCTAAACCCTACTCAGTGAGGTTCGGCTACCTTGGCTGCGGCACGGTTGGCAAGCAGTTCGCGTGCCTCGGCCGCCACCTTATGCTCACACAGGACCTCATACCCAGTTGCCACCACCTGCTGCATTGACTCGAAGTCACGCCGGCCACCACTCAGCGCATAGGCCAGTGCAGATGACAGCATCCCGAACGTGACGCCGAGCCCGAGACCCGACAGGATCAGCGTGAGAAAGGTGTTCTCGCTTTGAAGAAACATGTAGAACATCAACCCCACGACCACGCCAGTCCCAAAACCTGAGACTGCCCC
The sequence above is drawn from the Arachnia rubra genome and encodes:
- the map gene encoding type I methionyl aminopeptidase, which codes for MSPVQPFQVTPRREVPAGIARPAYVGKRAPKEYVGDDVQSPEIIEAMREAGAIACEAMHEAGRAVRPGVTTDELDRIVHTYILDHGAYPSTLGYRGFPKSCCTSVNEVICHGIPDLRPLEDGDVVKIDVTAFKNGVHGDNCYTFFCGDVDEQSRRLTERTQEAMNRAIKAVLPGRSTSVIGRVIESYAKRFGYGVVREYTGHGVHTAFHSGLVILHYDEPRYSAKIRPGMTFTIEPMLTLGSPESEVWKDGWTVVTLDGSRCAQFEQTIVVTDTGAEIITAPRS
- a CDS encoding zinc ribbon domain-containing protein codes for the protein MLADPADQLRLLTLAELDSELGRLQHAARSLPQHATIAELMKSRQAVTDDLVAATTRVGDLELAVRRAESDLVPVRARLERERRRVEDGSVTDPKVLRGLMEEVERIQRRINELEDAELDLMGQLESAVVERDELAASKTDIEDKLRADVAARDTQVGKLSSEAKIISSSRASEAKKVPAPLLGLYERLREHSGLGAVKLHRGRCTGCQLEITVSDLDSYRKAPENEVLRCVECDRILVRTADSGL
- a CDS encoding aminopeptidase P family protein, which codes for MSTEQVESHEAKDRTDNRKTPYSEAFKKFIVSGWAPYSEVPPARLAAADWTPARWAALREAFPGATLVIPAGPFKVRSNDCDYRFRPHSTFAWITGLGEDREPDAVVVVSPTEVCLYFRPRCPRTDEEFYASSRYGEMWVGQRDSLEEMTARIGLPCRDLRQLKDDLSGAVGLRVVRETDPAITALVDELRGGQAQDADAELFQALAELRLVKDDFELDELRRACDATRVGFEAVARELPNAIANGRGERWVEGVFSLHARHLGNGVGYDTISAGGDHANTLHWIRDDGDVLDGDLLLLDAGVEVNSLYTADVTRTLPINGHYTDAQRRVYEVVLAAQEAGIAACRAGNGFLDPHRAAIRVIAEFLAEIGVLPCSVEETLAEDGGYHRRWMVHGTSHHLGLDVHDCAAARRERYRDAELVPGMVITVEPGLYFKSTDLLVPEEYRGIGVRIEDDILITDGDPENLSASLPRKSEDVEAWLAQLQG
- a CDS encoding alpha/beta fold hydrolase, which codes for MDLTWDLYNPASRADRILVVAPSLGGNCSHQWAKVAELLTDDARVVFVDYPGHALNGVWEDTDEPTLDVVAAAIVDVIRKMRKQLGDLPVVFAGLSIGGATGLHLARDHADELSGVAVLCSAATVGESRRWLERAEQVEASGTQQLVEETSKRWFTPSFKAANPKVTATIMEGLAAADDHSYAQLCRCLAHHDMRADLADIRCPLLLIAGERDTSTPIVNQELVAETVPGAQLSVIPEAAHQVTVAAPDTTANLLRAFIDRVARPVRSGLPDD
- a CDS encoding general stress protein, translated to MPPSVSIRRLPHSAAASRLFELDYPQLVGSYATYDEAQEAVDFLSDSRFAVANLMIVGTNLRSVERVTGRRTWGSVLLQGAVSGFGTGVVVGLMFYMFLQSENTFLTLILSGLGLGVTFGMLSSALAYALSGGRRDFESMQQVVATGYEVLCEHKVAAEARELLANRAAAKVAEPH